The Pontibacillus halophilus JSM 076056 = DSM 19796 genome has a segment encoding these proteins:
- a CDS encoding carboxypeptidase M32: MSTTYTTLEQEYLDYMKEIDQYNEAISLMYWDMRTKAPRKGLEDRADVIATLSQKVHQMSTSDRVKEYITELKGKTESEFIRKAIEKTEEQYNKSAKIPNDEYKEYVKLQAQSESAWEEAKENDDFDAFRPYLEKMVAYNRRFAEYWGYEEHIYDALLDAYEPGVTVAVLDDVFPKVRESLTALLEKIKQSPNQPDPSVLVGHFPKGKQESFSLEILDRMGYDFEGGRLDETVHPFAIDLNQGDVRVTTKYDEKDFRTAVFGTIHEGGHALYEQNIDSKYAYTPLSGGTSMGIHESQSLFWENFVARSKGFWNNHFQLFLDYAPDSFKNVDFDEFYHAVNEVKPSFIRIEADELTYCLHIMVRYELEKALIAGEIEVKDLPKLWDDKMEEYLGIRPSKNSQGVLQDVHWAGGSFGYFPSYALGYMYAAQFHHTMKQDVDVEGVIAEGDFNQIREWLTTNIHQYGSSKKPLEIVHDVTGEGLNPDYLIQYLTSKYQPLYQF; the protein is encoded by the coding sequence ATGTCTACTACTTACACCACGTTGGAGCAAGAATATTTAGATTACATGAAGGAAATTGACCAATATAATGAAGCTATTTCTCTTATGTATTGGGATATGAGAACGAAGGCTCCTAGAAAAGGCCTTGAAGATAGAGCGGATGTAATTGCAACTTTATCTCAGAAAGTCCACCAAATGTCTACCTCAGATAGAGTAAAGGAATACATAACAGAATTAAAGGGTAAGACTGAGAGCGAGTTCATTCGTAAAGCAATCGAAAAAACAGAAGAACAGTACAACAAAAGTGCGAAAATCCCAAATGATGAATACAAAGAGTACGTGAAGCTACAGGCTCAATCTGAGTCGGCGTGGGAAGAAGCGAAAGAGAATGATGATTTCGACGCATTCCGTCCTTATTTAGAGAAAATGGTAGCGTACAATCGTCGCTTTGCTGAATATTGGGGATATGAAGAGCACATTTATGATGCACTCTTAGATGCCTATGAACCTGGTGTAACGGTTGCGGTGTTGGACGATGTCTTTCCTAAGGTTCGAGAATCTTTAACTGCGTTGCTTGAGAAGATTAAACAATCTCCGAATCAACCAGACCCATCGGTTCTTGTTGGCCATTTTCCTAAAGGAAAGCAAGAATCGTTTAGTTTGGAAATCTTAGATCGTATGGGATATGACTTTGAAGGAGGTCGTCTTGACGAAACGGTACACCCATTCGCGATTGACCTAAACCAAGGTGATGTCCGTGTTACAACGAAATATGATGAGAAAGATTTCCGTACCGCAGTGTTTGGTACCATTCATGAAGGGGGTCATGCTCTATACGAACAGAACATTGACTCTAAGTATGCGTACACACCGCTATCTGGCGGAACTTCAATGGGGATTCATGAATCCCAATCACTATTCTGGGAGAACTTTGTAGCTCGCAGTAAGGGCTTTTGGAATAATCATTTCCAACTATTCCTTGATTATGCCCCAGACTCATTTAAGAACGTGGACTTTGATGAATTCTACCATGCTGTAAATGAAGTTAAGCCTTCATTTATTCGAATTGAAGCGGATGAATTGACCTATTGCCTTCATATTATGGTTCGATACGAGCTTGAGAAAGCGCTTATAGCTGGAGAAATTGAAGTGAAAGACTTGCCGAAACTATGGGATGATAAGATGGAAGAATACTTAGGCATTCGTCCTAGTAAGAACAGTCAAGGTGTGCTTCAGGATGTGCACTGGGCTGGTGGTTCATTTGGTTATTTCCCTTCCTATGCTCTTGGATATATGTATGCTGCCCAATTCCATCATACAATGAAGCAAGATGTTGATGTGGAAGGCGTGATTGCAGAAGGAGACTTTAATCAAATACGTGAATGGCTCACGACAAACATCCATCAATATGGAAGTAGTAAAAAGCCTTTAGAAATCGTACATGACGTTACAGGAGAAGGCTTAAATCCTGACTACCTCATTCAATATTTAACGAGTAAATACCAACCATTGTATCAATTCTAA
- a CDS encoding sulfite exporter TauE/SafE family protein, whose translation MEFTFMLTIFLIGFVGSFVSGMVGIGGSIIKYPMLLYLPPLLGFSAFTAHEVSGISAVQVFFATIGGVFAYRKGGYLNKDLILYMGISILIGSFIGGYGSRLMSEGGVNLVYGVLATIAAVMMFIPNKGKEESQDVTFNKTLAASLAFVAGVGAGIVGAAGAFILVPIMLVVLKIPTRVTIASSLAITFISSIGSTTGKIVTGQVDYGPAIIMIIASLLASPLGAHTGKRVPTKLLQSILAVLILASAVKIWSDYFL comes from the coding sequence ATGGAATTTACATTTATGCTTACGATATTTCTAATTGGTTTTGTCGGATCTTTCGTATCTGGAATGGTCGGAATTGGTGGATCCATAATTAAGTACCCAATGCTGCTATATTTGCCTCCTTTATTAGGATTCAGTGCCTTTACTGCCCATGAAGTCTCAGGTATAAGTGCAGTACAAGTCTTCTTTGCTACAATTGGTGGGGTCTTTGCCTATCGTAAGGGTGGATATTTAAACAAAGACCTCATCCTCTACATGGGTATTAGCATTCTAATTGGTAGTTTTATTGGTGGCTATGGCTCTCGCTTGATGAGCGAAGGTGGAGTCAATTTGGTTTATGGTGTGTTAGCGACTATTGCAGCGGTTATGATGTTCATTCCGAATAAAGGGAAAGAGGAATCTCAGGATGTTACCTTTAACAAGACCTTAGCGGCTTCGTTAGCTTTTGTGGCAGGGGTTGGCGCAGGTATTGTCGGAGCTGCGGGTGCCTTTATATTGGTTCCTATCATGCTAGTTGTGCTGAAAATCCCAACACGCGTTACGATTGCTAGTTCGCTTGCGATTACATTTATTTCATCCATTGGCTCTACCACTGGGAAGATTGTAACTGGGCAAGTCGATTATGGGCCCGCAATCATTATGATTATTGCTAGCCTTCTTGCTTCTCCCTTAGGAGCTCACACGGGTAAACGAGTGCCTACGAAGCTATTGCAAAGTATTTTAGCAGTCTTAATTCTTGCTTCCGCAGTGAAAATATGGAGCGATTACTTCTTATAA
- a CDS encoding DUF5677 domain-containing protein — protein sequence MEAHSEELTKILHEFVDLSESYILTLPEISAKDGGYEEFCNFAFTKGTKTLKSSNVLLTNALLQDVVTLSRSIFENYLSSRYLQDHPEDSHQFIQTPIGVAFHYYLVEEERVVDREGKIVGKVVPPHLLRNGKDKRYFYSFYNFLCKYSHCNFSTLDDYVHGNHFTLTKQSHPLFIQLILLFCFTKLYEVTLFREPHKEVSQAYTSILETSLKVQQTLLKQFEIGCSKVSSPFLIFQTKEMKRMLKAMRKSLSEPLSDMNKDFLHELEEHQ from the coding sequence ATGGAAGCGCACTCAGAAGAACTTACAAAGATCCTTCATGAATTTGTCGATTTATCAGAGTCTTATATTCTGACATTGCCAGAGATTTCTGCGAAAGATGGAGGTTACGAGGAATTTTGTAACTTCGCGTTTACGAAGGGTACAAAGACCTTAAAGAGCAGCAACGTTCTCCTAACCAATGCCTTGCTACAAGATGTGGTCACTCTTTCAAGAAGTATATTTGAGAATTATCTTAGTAGTCGATATCTTCAAGATCATCCTGAGGATAGCCATCAATTTATTCAAACTCCCATTGGTGTAGCTTTCCATTACTATTTGGTTGAAGAAGAACGAGTGGTTGACCGGGAAGGAAAGATTGTAGGTAAGGTTGTACCCCCTCACCTATTGAGGAATGGGAAGGACAAACGGTATTTCTATTCGTTCTATAATTTCTTATGTAAATATTCTCACTGTAATTTCAGTACGTTGGATGATTACGTCCACGGCAACCACTTCACACTTACGAAGCAGAGCCACCCATTGTTCATCCAACTCATTCTACTCTTTTGTTTTACGAAGCTTTATGAAGTGACACTATTTCGAGAACCTCATAAAGAAGTTTCACAGGCATATACGAGCATACTAGAAACATCTTTAAAGGTGCAGCAAACTTTGTTAAAGCAATTTGAGATTGGTTGTTCTAAAGTAAGTTCTCCCTTCCTTATCTTTCAAACGAAAGAAATGAAACGCATGCTAAAAGCAATGAGAAAGTCTCTTTCAGAACCACTAAGTGATATGAACAAAGACTTCCTACACGAACTAGAAGAGCACCAGTAA
- a CDS encoding cory-CC-star protein, producing MDKRNFSIKKLLQLYDEMLSVQHRTEIAREIRNEDDLFMLLLYSEMLGIPNPASFYTLELYPYVIEKFHDWHLRMGMEKSPLDGIRCC from the coding sequence GTGGATAAGCGCAATTTCTCTATTAAGAAACTTCTACAATTGTACGATGAAATGTTAAGTGTTCAACATCGCACTGAGATTGCAAGGGAAATTCGAAATGAAGACGATCTGTTCATGCTCTTGTTGTATTCTGAAATGTTAGGGATTCCAAATCCTGCATCATTCTACACGCTTGAATTGTATCCATATGTAATTGAGAAGTTTCACGATTGGCACCTTCGCATGGGGATGGAGAAATCTCCATTAGATGGAATTCGTTGTTGTTAG
- a CDS encoding DUF948 domain-containing protein has product MDWLGIGVFIIGLAFAIGSIFLARVLNNLAEVLKGVNKTVDQLPEQLDSVMGQTSEVLTNGNQTLADVNEKLHALSPLFYIVGDVGETSRKLSSSLVDVTASMKKNTSRGRNVLDEKQLKGLYSALAFGYYLNQRRKDMKAAKDQALSSS; this is encoded by the coding sequence ATGGATTGGTTAGGAATTGGTGTTTTTATTATCGGACTTGCATTTGCGATTGGCTCCATCTTCTTAGCGCGGGTGTTGAATAACCTAGCTGAAGTATTGAAAGGAGTGAACAAAACGGTCGACCAGCTACCAGAACAATTGGATAGCGTTATGGGGCAGACGAGTGAGGTTCTAACGAATGGGAACCAGACCCTTGCAGACGTAAATGAAAAGCTGCATGCGCTGAGCCCATTATTTTATATCGTTGGTGACGTAGGTGAAACCTCAAGAAAGTTATCTTCCTCACTTGTAGATGTGACGGCTTCCATGAAGAAGAACACATCTAGAGGTCGAAACGTACTAGATGAGAAGCAGTTGAAAGGACTTTATAGCGCTCTAGCCTTTGGTTATTACTTAAATCAGAGAAGAAAAGATATGAAGGCGGCGAAAGACCAAGCGTTGTCAAGTTCTTAA
- a CDS encoding DUF4037 domain-containing protein, protein MDLNQVAKLVSEQYSGNKGVDGIFIAGSVSRGWEDLYSDIEVHVLWNQDPSVDERMSPVYHLDGDLISFYPYEDEEWSEAYRLPNGVKIEMSHFLTETVVRWVEDVVEKGLTNALKQCVVASVHYGLILYGEQWIQPLKQKTTIYPDILSENMVLQHLDLGNSWSSRAALVEREDWLLLYEVLCSVMKQLNGVLFGLNRMYVQHPSYKWLRQNVRGMRSKPLNLEERYTRVLLSHPKEGVIELESIVDEVQQLAEKEGYTLQEV, encoded by the coding sequence TTGGATTTAAACCAAGTTGCAAAGCTTGTAAGCGAACAATACTCAGGTAACAAGGGAGTCGATGGAATATTCATTGCCGGTTCTGTCTCAAGAGGATGGGAGGATTTGTATTCTGATATTGAGGTACATGTTCTGTGGAACCAAGATCCATCGGTCGATGAACGCATGTCCCCAGTCTATCATTTGGATGGGGACTTAATTAGTTTCTATCCATACGAGGATGAGGAATGGTCAGAAGCTTATCGACTTCCGAACGGCGTTAAAATTGAAATGAGCCATTTCTTAACCGAGACGGTTGTAAGATGGGTGGAAGATGTCGTTGAGAAAGGATTGACCAATGCGCTCAAGCAATGCGTTGTTGCTTCCGTTCATTACGGACTCATCTTGTACGGAGAACAATGGATTCAACCATTAAAGCAAAAGACAACTATTTATCCAGACATCTTATCAGAAAATATGGTTCTACAACATTTAGATTTAGGGAATTCATGGTCATCAAGAGCAGCATTGGTAGAACGAGAGGATTGGCTTCTATTGTACGAGGTGTTATGTTCTGTGATGAAACAACTCAATGGAGTATTATTTGGACTTAATCGTATGTACGTTCAACACCCGTCCTACAAATGGCTAAGACAAAATGTTAGGGGGATGAGAAGTAAACCACTTAATTTAGAGGAGCGCTACACGCGTGTTTTGTTAAGCCATCCGAAAGAAGGGGTTATAGAGCTTGAATCCATTGTAGATGAAGTTCAACAACTGGCAGAGAAGGAAGGGTATACGCTTCAGGAGGTTTAG
- a CDS encoding S9 family peptidase — MKFKEPRLRHFFETYGIETFAVNEDESQLVYSTNINGHYNVWALDLPNQYPYPLTFHNQTNRGVTFSKDGSFILILTDRDGDENDQIYATPSTGGELQPLRTHEGKKHIGPLFSEDGNTLYYTSNKEDPTYMKVYAFNVKDGEETIILHGSDAPTYLLDKSKEEPNYLIMKHFSNTHVIGYVFSNNELVSMTPDPESQHVVAGGTFISEDEVYFTTNYQADRTYLAKYNVRSQTFEKVIEVDDTDFTHITYDNTNHILYIVGSHGVNDSLFTYSVETDEMSIIELPIRVIDQLHVAKSGAVYILGDTSTATQNIYRLSEDGWKPLTSHRVPTVKEEHLSTPEVVQYQSFDGTTIEALLFKPVQSKDNGRVVFWPHGGPQAAERDSFRSLFQAIVYEGYTLFAPNFRGSSGYGQEFMQLVEGDWGHGPRLDNVYGLEWLIQQGYATKGEIFLLGGSYGGYMALLLHGRHQDYFKAVVDIFGPSNLFSFIESVPPHWKPIMAKWVGDPIQDKEKLIEDSPITYLDGMTKPMYVIQGANDPRVVKQESDQIVEALRNKGRKIEYLVLEDEGHGFSKKANEIRVYEEVLRFFRDHLTN, encoded by the coding sequence ATGAAGTTTAAAGAACCGCGATTGAGACACTTCTTTGAAACCTACGGGATTGAAACCTTTGCTGTTAATGAAGATGAAAGCCAACTAGTTTATAGTACGAACATCAACGGACACTATAATGTATGGGCGCTAGACTTACCGAATCAATACCCCTACCCCCTCACATTTCATAACCAAACTAATCGGGGCGTGACATTCAGTAAGGATGGTTCCTTTATCTTAATACTTACAGACCGTGACGGGGATGAGAATGATCAAATCTATGCCACCCCTTCAACAGGCGGCGAGTTACAACCCCTTCGCACACATGAAGGTAAGAAGCACATCGGACCACTGTTCTCAGAAGATGGAAACACGCTTTATTATACATCCAATAAAGAAGACCCCACCTACATGAAGGTGTATGCGTTCAATGTAAAGGATGGGGAAGAAACCATCATTCTACATGGCAGCGATGCGCCCACCTATCTACTAGATAAAAGTAAGGAAGAACCAAATTATCTGATCATGAAACATTTCTCAAACACTCATGTCATAGGATATGTATTCAGCAATAATGAGCTCGTTTCTATGACACCAGACCCCGAATCTCAACACGTTGTAGCAGGTGGCACATTCATCTCAGAAGATGAGGTGTACTTTACGACAAATTATCAAGCCGACCGTACCTATTTAGCGAAATACAACGTTCGTTCCCAAACTTTCGAGAAAGTTATTGAGGTAGACGATACGGACTTCACTCACATTACATACGACAATACGAATCACATTCTCTATATAGTGGGGAGCCATGGTGTAAACGATAGTCTATTCACGTATAGCGTTGAAACGGATGAAATGAGCATTATAGAACTTCCTATTCGTGTTATCGATCAACTACATGTGGCGAAGTCAGGTGCTGTATATATTCTTGGCGACACTTCTACAGCTACACAGAATATCTATCGACTGTCGGAGGACGGCTGGAAGCCACTAACGTCCCACCGGGTACCGACAGTGAAGGAGGAACATCTATCGACACCTGAAGTTGTTCAATACCAATCCTTTGATGGTACAACGATTGAGGCCTTACTCTTCAAGCCTGTACAAAGTAAAGATAACGGCCGCGTCGTGTTCTGGCCGCATGGTGGACCGCAAGCAGCAGAGCGTGATTCCTTCCGTTCACTCTTTCAAGCGATTGTATACGAAGGCTATACCCTATTCGCCCCTAACTTCCGAGGGTCGAGCGGGTATGGTCAAGAGTTCATGCAACTAGTCGAAGGAGACTGGGGTCACGGTCCTCGTCTAGATAACGTGTATGGATTAGAATGGCTAATTCAACAAGGGTATGCAACTAAAGGAGAAATCTTTCTACTTGGAGGAAGCTATGGAGGGTACATGGCACTCCTGCTTCACGGTCGTCATCAAGATTACTTCAAAGCAGTAGTTGATATCTTTGGACCAAGTAACTTGTTTAGCTTTATCGAGTCTGTACCACCACATTGGAAGCCGATTATGGCGAAGTGGGTAGGTGACCCTATACAAGACAAGGAGAAATTAATCGAGGACTCTCCGATTACGTATCTTGACGGGATGACGAAGCCGATGTATGTCATACAAGGAGCCAACGACCCCCGTGTTGTAAAGCAGGAATCCGATCAAATTGTAGAAGCTTTACGAAACAAGGGGAGAAAGATTGAGTACCTCGTACTAGAAGATGAGGGGCACGGATTCTCTAAAAAGGCGAATGAGATTCGGGTTTATGAAGAAGTGTTACGCTTCTTTAGAGACCATCTAACCAACTAA
- a CDS encoding sugar O-acetyltransferase: protein MMREKEKMLRGELYFAADRELAEERDEARRLTRIINETTEREIEDRTRAIKELFGTTGEDIFIEPNFRCDYGSNIHVGERFFANFGCVFLDVCTIVIGDDCMLGPGVHLYTATHPLNAVERASGYEFGKPITIGHNVWIGGHSVINPGVTIGDGAVIASGAVVTKDVPANVVVGGNPAKKIKDIPSSEEHQ, encoded by the coding sequence ATCATGAGAGAGAAAGAAAAGATGCTACGAGGTGAGTTGTATTTCGCAGCAGACAGAGAGCTAGCTGAAGAGCGTGACGAAGCAAGACGACTAACACGAATCATTAACGAAACGACTGAAAGAGAAATTGAGGATCGGACTCGTGCCATTAAAGAATTATTTGGAACAACAGGGGAAGATATCTTTATTGAGCCTAATTTCCGATGTGACTATGGTTCTAATATCCATGTTGGAGAGCGGTTCTTTGCAAATTTCGGCTGTGTGTTCTTAGATGTTTGTACGATTGTGATAGGTGACGATTGTATGCTTGGCCCGGGAGTTCATTTATATACAGCGACGCACCCACTAAATGCAGTAGAACGTGCTTCAGGTTACGAATTTGGAAAACCAATCACCATAGGACATAACGTGTGGATTGGAGGACATAGTGTAATCAATCCAGGTGTTACTATTGGAGACGGTGCTGTCATAGCTTCTGGTGCTGTTGTAACGAAAGATGTACCTGCCAACGTCGTTGTAGGCGGGAACCCAGCTAAGAAGATTAAAGATATACCATCATCAGAAGAGCATCAGTAA
- a CDS encoding ArsA family ATPase: MHRKWRQPILFVGGKGGVGKSTSTSAIGCMLADRGYRTLIVSTDPAHNLGHLFHRKMTGKPTKLKENLYGLEIDPKEEVSHYLSSVKQNLKGLVHSHMVQEVHRQIDLAGASPGSEESALFDRIVNIILEEKNQYEYLLFDTAPTGHTIRLLSLPELMGVWMDQMIKKREKINNSYTELLNDGQAVDDPIYDVLQRRRVKFQQVREILLDSSKTGFVFVMNPERLPIMETKHAIQQLEQFDLPVEHLIVNKILPDGADGNFLLKRKEQEKKYLQEIERTFKEKQLLYVPLLSQDVASMDQLQEVSTFLQ; this comes from the coding sequence ATGCATAGAAAATGGAGACAGCCTATCTTGTTTGTGGGTGGTAAAGGGGGAGTAGGGAAATCTACATCTACCTCCGCAATCGGATGCATGTTAGCAGACAGAGGGTACAGAACGTTAATTGTATCTACTGATCCTGCTCATAACTTAGGGCATCTCTTTCACCGGAAGATGACTGGGAAACCAACTAAATTGAAGGAAAATTTGTATGGACTTGAAATCGACCCAAAGGAAGAAGTGAGTCATTATTTGTCTTCTGTTAAACAAAACCTAAAGGGGCTTGTTCACAGCCATATGGTTCAAGAGGTTCATCGACAAATCGATTTAGCGGGAGCTAGCCCTGGATCAGAGGAGTCTGCTTTATTTGACCGAATTGTGAATATTATTCTTGAAGAGAAAAATCAGTATGAGTATCTTCTCTTCGACACTGCTCCTACGGGTCATACCATCCGTCTTTTATCTCTTCCAGAGCTAATGGGCGTTTGGATGGATCAAATGATTAAGAAACGAGAGAAAATTAACAATAGTTATACGGAGTTATTGAATGACGGACAAGCTGTGGATGACCCAATTTATGACGTTCTACAAAGGCGTCGAGTGAAATTTCAACAAGTAAGAGAGATCTTGCTTGACTCGAGTAAAACAGGATTTGTCTTTGTTATGAATCCAGAACGATTGCCTATTATGGAGACAAAGCATGCCATACAACAGTTGGAACAGTTCGACTTACCTGTTGAGCATTTGATTGTAAATAAGATACTGCCAGACGGAGCAGATGGTAACTTCTTGTTGAAACGAAAAGAGCAAGAAAAGAAATACTTGCAGGAGATTGAACGTACATTTAAAGAGAAACAGCTTCTATATGTTCCCTTATTAAGCCAAGACGTCGCATCAATGGACCAGCTTCAAGAAGTTTCCACTTTCCTCCAATAA
- a CDS encoding YihY/virulence factor BrkB family protein, which translates to MNKWIQYGKDIFEEFKKDNLPVLAAAQAYYYLLAIVPLVILVLSVLPYLQISPDRAIDFMGELIPGEMMTVFRENIISLVDSPKGGLLTIGIIGTLWSASNGINAFIKSANIAYDVDETRSFIKVRLLSIVLTLGMIVTFAVSLVLPIFGDVIITIINRFTTLPSEMSILLQASRWIVSSLVMIGVLMMLYHLAPNLDYPFRHVLPGAILATVLWQFISLLFSFYVSNFGNYSATYGSLGGVIVLMLWLFLTGLILMIGAELNVVYHRKHKQNRESALES; encoded by the coding sequence ATGAACAAGTGGATTCAATATGGGAAAGATATTTTCGAAGAATTTAAGAAAGATAACCTACCTGTCCTAGCTGCGGCACAGGCATATTACTATCTCCTTGCCATCGTACCGCTAGTCATATTAGTGTTATCGGTATTACCTTACCTACAAATAAGCCCAGATCGAGCCATTGACTTTATGGGTGAGCTTATTCCTGGAGAAATGATGACCGTATTTAGGGAGAATATTATTAGTTTAGTTGATTCACCTAAAGGTGGTTTATTAACAATCGGAATTATTGGTACATTGTGGTCAGCTTCTAATGGAATCAACGCATTTATTAAATCTGCTAATATTGCCTATGACGTAGATGAAACGCGTTCCTTTATTAAAGTTCGCCTACTTTCTATAGTGTTAACACTTGGCATGATTGTGACATTTGCTGTTTCTCTTGTGTTACCTATATTTGGTGATGTGATTATTACGATCATCAATCGCTTCACTACACTGCCTTCAGAAATGAGCATACTACTTCAAGCATCAAGATGGATAGTAAGTAGCTTAGTCATGATTGGAGTACTTATGATGCTTTACCACCTAGCTCCAAATTTAGATTATCCATTTAGACACGTGCTCCCTGGTGCAATCCTTGCTACTGTGCTATGGCAGTTTATTTCTTTACTCTTTAGTTTCTATGTCAGTAACTTCGGGAACTACTCTGCAACATACGGAAGCTTAGGTGGCGTGATTGTACTCATGCTTTGGCTATTCTTAACAGGGTTGATCTTAATGATTGGAGCCGAATTAAACGTAGTCTACCATCGTAAACATAAACAGAATAGAGAATCAGCATTAGAGTCCTAA
- a CDS encoding DUF948 domain-containing protein: MTVTGISLLIIAVSFLLIAIFLVKTLRVASQTMKSVSGTIEKMESQVEGITTESQNLIQKTNTMVDEVKERSQSIYTFFDTVDHVGTSVDQVNDSFQKLSKGVEQESIKHSEDVSKAMKWGEAAINLYVKWKKRKRGVQKAS; the protein is encoded by the coding sequence ATGACGGTAACAGGAATAAGTCTACTTATTATTGCGGTATCATTTTTACTTATCGCGATTTTCTTAGTTAAAACATTAAGAGTCGCATCACAAACAATGAAAAGCGTATCTGGAACTATTGAAAAGATGGAAAGTCAGGTAGAAGGCATTACAACGGAATCTCAAAACCTTATTCAGAAAACAAATACGATGGTGGACGAAGTAAAGGAACGTTCCCAGTCCATCTATACGTTCTTCGATACGGTAGACCATGTTGGAACATCTGTCGATCAGGTTAATGATTCGTTTCAGAAATTGTCTAAAGGGGTGGAACAAGAATCAATTAAGCACTCAGAAGACGTTTCCAAAGCGATGAAATGGGGAGAAGCAGCCATTAACCTTTATGTGAAATGGAAGAAAAGGAAACGAGGCGTTCAAAAAGCTTCATAA